One window of the Flavobacteriaceae bacterium YJPT1-3 genome contains the following:
- a CDS encoding diacylglyceryl transferase, protein MENLKARWGITSNWQILIIFIVFGITGSSSVYVTKPLLEFIGVERFNFAAGFWGGFLYYSLRILLVFPVYQVLLVFFGFVFGQFKFFWNFEKKMLSRLGLGFLFPTEEQD, encoded by the coding sequence ATGGAAAATTTAAAGGCGCGCTGGGGCATCACCTCCAACTGGCAGATTCTCATCATCTTCATTGTTTTCGGGATCACGGGATCTTCTTCTGTCTACGTCACCAAACCCTTGCTTGAATTTATCGGAGTGGAACGCTTTAATTTCGCCGCGGGCTTCTGGGGCGGATTCCTCTACTACTCCTTACGCATACTTTTAGTATTTCCCGTCTATCAGGTACTGCTCGTATTTTTTGGATTTGTGTTCGGACAATTCAAATTCTTCTGGAATTTCGAAAAGAAAATGCTTTCCCGTCTTGGCCTGGGCTTCTTATTCCCGACTGAAGAACAGGATTAA
- a CDS encoding NAD(P)H-hydrate dehydratase → MKIFSRKQLREADQVTLKKEGIPSINLMERAGGYAYQWLHQRLQGGQVPIKIFCGIGNNGGDGLVIARYLLENGYQTTVYIVNYSDKRSEDFLKALDSLKEKTTQWPELLKSASYLPEINSGDIVIDAIFGIGLNRPAPDWVQQLFAHINASKAYVLAIDIPSGLYMDAVPATDEEVISASYVLSFQSPKLVFFLPQTGKYVQMWETLDIGLDRDYLINTPTDVELIGKQEILQMYRPRQKFSHKGTYGHSMLVGGSFGKMGAVVLATRAALRTGSGLATAYVPQLGVDIVQTALPEAMVLTDNFNGKTFEEIDYDIEPDVIGIGVGMGTDSFTKKALTDFLDDYEGKLVVDADALNCIAADPKLLEDLPNQAVLTPHPKELERLIGSWEDDFDKLEKTAAFAKIYDVIVVIKGAHTITVYDYRLYVNTTGNPGMATAGAGDVLTGMITGLIAQGYGPLQAAVFAVYLHGRAGDLAVPKTSYQGLLAGDLVDHIGAAFMDLFSEPEPAPEQD, encoded by the coding sequence ATGAAAATATTCAGTCGGAAACAATTGCGCGAAGCCGATCAGGTCACTTTAAAAAAAGAGGGAATCCCCTCCATTAATCTCATGGAGCGCGCCGGAGGTTACGCCTACCAATGGCTGCACCAGCGCCTGCAGGGCGGACAGGTACCGATCAAGATTTTTTGTGGAATTGGGAATAACGGAGGTGACGGACTGGTCATTGCGCGCTATTTGTTGGAGAACGGCTATCAAACTACGGTCTACATCGTCAACTACAGTGATAAACGTTCGGAGGATTTTTTAAAAGCGCTCGATAGTCTGAAAGAAAAAACCACCCAATGGCCCGAATTATTGAAGTCGGCTTCTTATCTGCCCGAGATCAATTCTGGCGATATCGTGATCGATGCCATTTTTGGCATTGGGCTCAATCGTCCGGCACCCGATTGGGTACAGCAATTATTCGCTCATATCAATGCATCCAAGGCCTATGTACTCGCAATTGATATTCCATCGGGTCTCTACATGGATGCGGTACCCGCCACTGATGAAGAGGTCATCTCCGCTTCCTATGTGTTGAGTTTCCAAAGCCCTAAACTGGTCTTCTTCTTGCCTCAAACCGGAAAATACGTGCAGATGTGGGAAACTTTGGACATAGGATTAGATCGAGACTATTTGATCAATACGCCCACCGATGTTGAACTCATTGGGAAACAAGAGATTTTACAAATGTATCGACCGCGTCAAAAGTTTAGCCACAAAGGCACCTACGGCCACAGTATGCTGGTAGGTGGGAGTTTTGGGAAGATGGGGGCCGTCGTTTTAGCTACACGAGCCGCCTTGAGAACCGGAAGCGGACTCGCAACGGCCTATGTACCCCAATTGGGCGTGGATATCGTACAAACGGCATTGCCCGAAGCCATGGTGCTTACGGATAATTTCAACGGAAAAACCTTTGAAGAAATCGATTATGATATTGAGCCGGATGTGATTGGCATAGGCGTTGGGATGGGTACTGACTCCTTTACGAAAAAGGCTCTGACTGATTTTCTCGACGACTACGAAGGGAAACTGGTAGTGGATGCGGATGCATTGAATTGCATAGCTGCTGATCCGAAACTATTGGAAGATCTACCCAATCAAGCGGTACTGACGCCGCACCCTAAAGAATTAGAGCGACTGATTGGAAGTTGGGAAGATGATTTCGATAAGTTGGAGAAGACCGCCGCTTTCGCTAAAATATACGATGTCATCGTCGTGATCAAAGGAGCACATACCATTACCGTCTACGACTATAGGCTTTACGTAAATACTACCGGGAATCCGGGTATGGCCACAGCCGGTGCGGGAGACGTACTCACGGGTATGATCACCGGATTGATCGCTCAAGGGTACGGTCCACTTCAGGCAGCCGTATTCGCTGTGTATTTGCACGGTAGGGCAGGAGACCTGGCTGTACCCAAAACAAGTTATCAGGGCTTACTGGCCGGAGATCTTGTTGATCATATTGGAGCTGCCTTTATGGATCTCTTCAGTGAGCCGGAGCCTGCTCCTGAGCAAGATTAA
- the thrA gene encoding bifunctional aspartate kinase/homoserine dehydrogenase I yields MRVLKFGGTSVGSIENINQVLSIVTEQTAHSPLAVVVSALGGVTDKLQESGLRAAQKKASYLEVLESIKEQHFAFAKALTSKEKLPALVDLLSDLEELLQGIYLINELSPKTVDKLLSFGERCSSLLLAEAYTAKGSPVVLKDARELILTDDNHTKAGVRYDETYQNIRAYFEDPSVALTLIPGFIARSQSGNTSTLGRGGSDFTAALIAAALEVEQLEIWTDVSGMYTANPKLVRQARPIPQISYQEAMELSHFGAKVLYPPTLVPVLAKGIPVVIKNTLDPEATGTVIHHALPTATNAIQGISHIGDIALLTLSGGGMVGIPGISKRLFETLALEAINVILITQASSEHSICIGIMRSDAPRAQAAISATFEQEISLGKIDPLVVEEDLAIIALVGDRMKSHQGISGKMFQTLGKNNVNIRAIAQGASEKNISAVIAEKDVKKALNSLHERFFEDQRKQLNLFVMGVGNVGSKLLAQIEQQRSFLKKQLNLNVRVLGLSNSRTMVLDGMGIDLKQWEDRLHSGEPADLDRFRESAIAMNKRNSIFVDITANEAVALCYADYLRNSIAVVACNKIAAASEYSTYANLKRLSREYNAPFLFETNVGAGLPIIDTLSNLIASGDQIRSIQAVLSGSLNFVFNHFQPGGNFHDVVMQAKEEGYTEPDPRIDLSGVDVARKILILARESGLKMDLEDIENQPFLTEKNLKSVSVDHFFETLTEDAAHFEALVQDAHQHGKRLKYVAQLKNGKASVGLQAVGPEHPFYNLEGKDNIVLFYTDRYPDQPLIVKGAGAGGDVTASGLFSDIIRLRTF; encoded by the coding sequence ATGCGCGTACTCAAATTTGGAGGTACTTCCGTTGGAAGTATCGAGAATATCAATCAAGTCCTCTCCATAGTCACAGAACAAACGGCACACAGTCCGCTGGCTGTGGTGGTTTCTGCCCTGGGAGGGGTCACCGATAAACTTCAGGAAAGCGGACTTCGGGCAGCCCAAAAAAAGGCGAGTTATCTCGAGGTATTGGAGTCGATCAAAGAGCAGCATTTTGCTTTCGCGAAAGCACTCACCTCAAAGGAAAAACTACCCGCGTTAGTAGACCTTCTTTCAGATCTGGAAGAATTACTTCAGGGCATCTATCTCATCAATGAATTGTCACCCAAAACGGTAGATAAATTGCTCTCTTTTGGAGAACGTTGCTCCTCCCTCCTCCTCGCTGAAGCCTATACTGCTAAAGGCTCTCCGGTCGTTTTAAAAGATGCTCGCGAACTTATTCTGACGGATGACAACCACACCAAGGCGGGAGTGCGCTACGACGAGACCTACCAAAATATACGAGCCTACTTTGAGGACCCCTCTGTGGCCCTAACGTTGATTCCCGGATTTATTGCACGTTCACAAAGCGGCAATACGAGCACACTAGGTCGTGGTGGTTCTGACTTTACAGCGGCCTTGATCGCTGCAGCTTTAGAGGTGGAACAATTGGAGATCTGGACCGATGTAAGCGGAATGTATACCGCCAACCCTAAACTAGTACGGCAAGCCCGGCCTATTCCTCAAATTTCCTATCAGGAGGCTATGGAGCTTTCGCATTTTGGTGCCAAGGTGTTGTATCCACCTACCCTGGTCCCTGTTTTGGCCAAGGGAATCCCGGTAGTAATTAAAAACACCCTGGACCCAGAGGCTACAGGAACGGTTATTCACCATGCTTTACCTACAGCAACCAATGCCATTCAAGGGATCAGTCATATTGGCGATATCGCCTTACTTACCCTCTCCGGAGGGGGTATGGTGGGTATTCCGGGCATATCCAAACGCTTGTTTGAGACCCTGGCCCTAGAGGCGATTAATGTTATTTTGATCACACAGGCCTCCAGTGAACACAGTATTTGCATTGGTATTATGCGCAGCGATGCACCCCGAGCTCAAGCAGCAATTAGTGCTACTTTTGAGCAGGAGATCAGTCTGGGGAAGATCGATCCGCTGGTCGTGGAAGAAGACCTGGCGATCATTGCCCTGGTGGGCGATCGCATGAAAAGTCATCAGGGCATCAGCGGAAAGATGTTCCAGACCCTGGGAAAAAACAACGTCAATATACGCGCCATCGCACAGGGCGCCAGTGAAAAGAACATTTCGGCCGTGATCGCTGAAAAAGACGTAAAAAAAGCTTTGAATAGCTTGCACGAGCGCTTCTTTGAAGATCAGCGAAAACAACTTAATCTATTTGTCATGGGCGTAGGCAATGTAGGGAGTAAGCTACTGGCGCAGATCGAACAACAGCGCAGCTTTCTCAAGAAACAGCTCAATCTCAATGTTCGGGTGCTGGGCTTATCCAATTCCCGTACCATGGTTCTCGACGGCATGGGCATCGACTTAAAACAATGGGAGGACCGACTCCATTCAGGAGAACCGGCTGATCTGGATCGCTTTCGCGAAAGCGCCATCGCCATGAATAAACGCAACAGCATTTTTGTAGATATCACGGCCAACGAAGCGGTTGCTCTGTGCTACGCTGACTACCTGCGGAATAGCATAGCGGTGGTCGCCTGCAATAAGATCGCAGCCGCCTCTGAGTACTCCACCTACGCCAATTTAAAACGGTTAAGTCGGGAATACAATGCCCCCTTCCTCTTTGAGACCAATGTGGGAGCCGGGCTGCCCATCATTGATACCTTAAGTAATCTGATCGCTTCCGGCGACCAGATTCGCTCCATACAGGCCGTGTTGAGTGGGAGTTTAAATTTTGTATTCAATCATTTCCAGCCCGGTGGGAATTTTCACGATGTGGTCATGCAAGCCAAGGAGGAAGGTTATACAGAACCGGATCCGAGAATTGATCTCAGTGGTGTGGATGTGGCTCGCAAGATTCTGATTTTGGCCCGAGAAAGTGGTCTCAAAATGGATTTGGAGGACATCGAGAATCAACCTTTCCTCACCGAAAAGAATTTAAAAAGCGTAAGTGTCGATCACTTTTTTGAGACCTTGACAGAGGATGCGGCTCATTTTGAAGCCCTGGTACAAGACGCTCATCAACACGGGAAACGACTCAAATACGTCGCACAGCTGAAAAACGGTAAGGCCAGTGTAGGACTGCAAGCGGTGGGCCCGGAACACCCCTTTTACAATCTGGAAGGCAAAGACAATATCGTACTCTTTTACACCGATCGATATCCTGATCAGCCCCTGATCGTGAAGGGTGCTGGTGCGGGAGGAGATGTTACCGCCAGTGGTCTGTTTTCAGACATCATCCGATTGCGTACCTTCTAA
- a CDS encoding homoserine kinase: protein MKKEVRVFSPATVANVNCGFDLLGFAIQGIGDEMILRKTSKKGEVSIKTIHGATLPLEPERNVAGVAARAMLQATQAPFGVELELYKNIQTGSGIGSSAASAAGAVVGINQFLDQPVDRLELTRWAMKGEAVASGNEHADNVAPSIYGGITLICSYEPLQIIQLPVPEALYVTVIHPQIKIETKAARAKLPESVPLKKAIRQSGHLAGFVSALYTSDYELMKSTAQDILIEPHRKSSIPEFDRLRKEALDQGALVFGISGSGPSIFALSKGNETAINVEYKLKSIIQSLDLDVQSYSGKICTQGSYICSHS from the coding sequence ATGAAAAAAGAAGTTCGCGTTTTTTCCCCAGCCACCGTTGCCAATGTCAATTGTGGTTTTGATCTGCTTGGATTTGCCATCCAGGGGATAGGCGATGAGATGATCCTGCGGAAAACCAGCAAAAAGGGAGAGGTTAGCATAAAAACCATACACGGGGCAACATTGCCCCTGGAGCCGGAGCGCAATGTGGCCGGAGTAGCTGCTCGGGCCATGCTACAGGCCACTCAAGCGCCTTTCGGAGTGGAATTGGAGCTGTATAAGAACATCCAGACCGGAAGCGGGATTGGTAGCAGTGCAGCCAGTGCGGCAGGAGCGGTCGTAGGCATCAATCAGTTTTTGGATCAACCGGTCGATCGTTTGGAACTGACAAGATGGGCTATGAAAGGAGAAGCGGTGGCGAGCGGTAACGAGCATGCAGACAATGTGGCTCCCAGCATCTATGGAGGAATTACCCTGATCTGCAGTTATGAGCCCTTACAGATAATACAGTTACCGGTACCCGAAGCGCTTTATGTGACCGTGATCCATCCGCAGATCAAGATCGAGACCAAAGCAGCTCGTGCTAAACTGCCTGAATCAGTTCCTTTGAAAAAGGCGATTCGCCAAAGCGGCCACCTGGCCGGATTTGTATCTGCGCTGTACACGAGCGATTATGAATTGATGAAAAGTACGGCTCAGGATATATTGATTGAACCCCATCGAAAATCATCCATCCCTGAATTCGATAGGCTCCGGAAAGAGGCGCTTGATCAAGGAGCCCTGGTCTTTGGAATCAGCGGTTCAGGACCTTCAATTTTTGCTTTAAGTAAAGGCAATGAAACAGCTATAAACGTAGAATATAAGTTAAAATCAATCATTCAATCCCTTGACCTGGACGTTCAAAGCTATTCCGGTAAAATCTGCACTCAGGGCAGTTATATATGTTCCCACTCATGA
- the thrC gene encoding threonine synthase: protein MMFYSLNGQSVKVPFHQAVVQSIAPDRGLYFPEAIPRLPASFFENIQSISDQEVAFSAMAPFVGGSLTEQELRDILLDVLSFDFPLVSLNDRISTLELFHGPTMAFKDVGARFMARCLGHFTKRDPKSKEVTVLVATSGDTGGAVARGFLNVPGVKVIILYPRGKVSEIQEKQLTTLGANIRALEVDGVFDDCQRMVKKAFQDDILQRHFQLTSANSINVARWLPQMIYYLLAYKKAGKEKLVFSVPSGNFGNICAGMVAHKMGMPVQQFIASVNSNAVVPHFMKTQTYTPRPAVATISNAMDVGDPSNFVRILELFEQNFGMLSRKLTSYSFSDTETRRAMKELYSHFSYVADPHGAVGYLGLQKYLDQHPEVNGVFLETAHPVKFLNVVEQVIQKELPLPDQIAALMPRKKQATAVGSYEEFQSFLLSEV, encoded by the coding sequence ATGATGTTCTATTCCTTAAACGGTCAATCGGTTAAAGTCCCTTTTCATCAGGCAGTCGTCCAAAGTATCGCTCCGGATCGCGGACTTTATTTCCCGGAAGCTATACCCCGTTTACCCGCTTCTTTCTTTGAAAACATCCAGAGTATAAGCGATCAGGAGGTGGCTTTTAGCGCAATGGCACCTTTTGTAGGCGGTAGTCTGACCGAACAAGAACTTAGGGATATACTGTTGGATGTATTGTCCTTTGATTTTCCGCTGGTATCGCTGAATGATCGCATTAGCACCTTAGAACTGTTTCACGGTCCTACCATGGCTTTTAAAGATGTAGGCGCCCGATTTATGGCACGTTGTCTGGGTCATTTCACCAAACGGGATCCGAAGTCCAAAGAAGTGACCGTTCTGGTCGCGACCAGTGGGGACACCGGGGGTGCCGTGGCCCGCGGTTTTCTGAATGTACCCGGGGTTAAAGTCATCATTCTTTATCCCAGGGGAAAGGTGAGTGAGATTCAGGAAAAGCAATTGACCACCCTGGGCGCCAACATCAGGGCTTTGGAAGTAGACGGTGTTTTTGATGATTGCCAGCGTATGGTGAAAAAGGCTTTTCAAGATGACATACTCCAGCGGCACTTTCAACTGACTTCGGCCAACAGCATCAATGTGGCCCGTTGGCTACCGCAAATGATCTACTATTTGTTGGCTTATAAAAAAGCCGGCAAAGAAAAGCTCGTGTTCTCCGTACCCAGCGGGAATTTTGGAAATATTTGCGCCGGAATGGTCGCTCATAAAATGGGCATGCCCGTACAGCAATTCATTGCTTCCGTCAACAGCAATGCGGTGGTTCCCCACTTTATGAAGACTCAAACCTATACTCCACGACCGGCGGTGGCAACCATCAGCAATGCCATGGATGTGGGAGATCCCAGCAATTTTGTGCGCATTCTCGAACTTTTTGAGCAGAATTTCGGGATGCTTTCGCGAAAGCTGACTTCGTATTCGTTCAGTGATACGGAAACCCGCCGCGCGATGAAAGAACTCTATTCGCACTTTTCGTACGTGGCCGATCCGCATGGTGCTGTGGGCTATCTCGGACTCCAAAAATACCTCGATCAGCATCCAGAAGTCAATGGAGTTTTTTTGGAAACTGCCCATCCGGTAAAGTTTCTGAACGTCGTTGAACAAGTGATCCAGAAAGAACTCCCGCTCCCCGATCAGATCGCCGCGCTGATGCCTCGAAAAAAGCAGGCCACCGCTGTTGGCAGTTATGAAGAATTCCAGTCATTTTTACTGAGCGAAGTCTAA
- the gcvT gene encoding glycine cleavage system aminomethyltransferase GcvT, with the protein MKNTALSHIHEQLGAKMVPFAGYNMPVQYEGVNAEHETVRQGVGVFDVSHMGEFLVQGEGALALLQYVCSNDISKLSPGRAQYNCFPNESGGIVDDLIVYHIRENEYLLVVNASNIEKDWAWLEKQNRFGATLKNISEDYSLLAIQGPKAVEAMQSLTEVDLNGIKFYHFEVAPFAGLDYVIISATGYTGSGGFEIYCKNDQVEQLWTRVMEAGASYGIKPIGLAARDTLRLEMGYCLYGNDIDDTTSPIEAGLGWITKFNKDFINADALQKEKEAGPKRKLVGFELEERGIPRHGYDIVDEEGQVIGVVTSGTMGPSVNKPIGLGYVPTALAKPGSQIHIQIRKKALLATVVALPFYKAQ; encoded by the coding sequence ATGAAGAATACTGCGCTTAGCCATATACACGAGCAATTAGGAGCTAAAATGGTGCCTTTTGCCGGATACAATATGCCTGTTCAATACGAAGGTGTGAATGCCGAACACGAGACTGTACGCCAAGGCGTAGGTGTTTTTGATGTTTCCCATATGGGCGAGTTTTTGGTACAGGGAGAAGGAGCCTTAGCATTGCTCCAATACGTGTGCTCCAATGATATTTCTAAGCTAAGCCCCGGGCGCGCTCAATACAACTGTTTTCCGAATGAAAGCGGCGGGATCGTAGACGACTTGATCGTCTATCACATCCGGGAAAATGAATATCTACTCGTCGTTAATGCGAGCAATATTGAGAAAGACTGGGCCTGGTTAGAAAAGCAGAACCGTTTTGGCGCCACGCTCAAGAATATCTCCGAAGACTATTCTCTTTTGGCCATTCAAGGTCCCAAGGCGGTTGAGGCTATGCAATCACTGACAGAGGTTGATCTAAACGGGATCAAATTTTACCACTTTGAAGTGGCTCCCTTCGCCGGATTGGATTATGTGATCATCAGTGCCACGGGCTATACCGGCAGTGGAGGTTTTGAGATCTACTGCAAAAATGATCAGGTCGAGCAGCTCTGGACTCGGGTTATGGAAGCCGGTGCTTCCTACGGGATCAAACCCATCGGTCTGGCCGCGCGGGATACCTTACGCCTGGAAATGGGCTATTGTTTGTACGGCAATGATATTGACGACACTACCTCACCTATTGAAGCCGGTTTAGGATGGATCACCAAATTCAATAAAGACTTCATCAATGCTGATGCGCTCCAAAAAGAAAAAGAAGCGGGGCCCAAGCGAAAATTGGTCGGATTTGAATTGGAAGAACGCGGTATTCCCCGTCACGGTTACGACATCGTTGATGAAGAAGGCCAGGTCATTGGCGTGGTTACCAGTGGCACCATGGGGCCCAGTGTGAATAAACCCATTGGCTTGGGTTACGTACCTACCGCTTTAGCGAAACCGGGAAGTCAAATTCATATTCAAATACGCAAGAAAGCACTACTCGCTACCGTTGTAGCCTTGCCATTCTATAAAGCGCAATAA
- a CDS encoding sugar nucleotide-binding protein translates to MILGASGFLGGSLYKELYRFYDTHGTYHSGRIYDDNQHFHHYDMAEDDLRELLYQLKPQWIISALRGNFDAQIEAHQQLLDYALNESCKLIFLSSANVFDAFTNYPSYEMDKTLSESIYGKLKIRCENLLLRNLPEDRYVIARLPMVFGRNSPRLKEIKNLILTHEPVEVFPHLIINTTTDSKVSQQIHYIINRDLSGIFHLGSQDLIHHKELISELVGVMETGGTTAQYMNVYTSNFDRYLAVLPKDNKLPRHLQITNDEVVEASQIL, encoded by the coding sequence TTGATCCTGGGAGCCAGTGGCTTTCTGGGTGGGTCGCTCTATAAAGAATTGTACCGCTTTTACGATACTCATGGCACTTATCACTCCGGCCGTATTTACGATGATAATCAGCACTTCCATCATTACGATATGGCTGAAGATGACCTTCGAGAACTCCTGTATCAGCTTAAACCACAATGGATCATCTCGGCGTTACGGGGAAATTTCGACGCCCAGATCGAAGCCCATCAGCAATTGCTGGACTATGCGCTTAATGAAAGCTGTAAATTGATCTTTTTATCTTCGGCCAATGTGTTTGATGCGTTTACCAATTATCCCTCATATGAAATGGATAAAACACTGTCTGAGAGTATCTACGGGAAACTGAAGATCCGTTGTGAAAATCTCTTACTCCGCAATTTACCCGAAGATCGCTACGTGATCGCCAGATTGCCCATGGTGTTCGGCAGGAACTCCCCCCGATTGAAAGAGATCAAAAACCTGATCCTTACTCATGAGCCTGTGGAAGTATTCCCACATCTCATCATCAACACCACCACAGACAGTAAGGTGAGTCAGCAAATCCACTACATCATCAATCGCGATCTGAGTGGCATCTTTCATTTAGGCAGTCAGGATCTGATTCATCATAAAGAACTCATCAGTGAATTGGTAGGGGTGATGGAAACCGGAGGCACAACTGCGCAATACATGAATGTTTATACGTCCAACTTTGATCGCTATCTGGCCGTTCTGCCGAAGGACAATAAGCTCCCACGACATTTACAGATCACCAATGACGAGGTGGTCGAAGCCAGTCAAATACTGTAA
- a CDS encoding 4a-hydroxytetrahydrobiopterin dehydratase, with amino-acid sequence MKKLSEAEIQAKLQNLEGWEYADQAIHTSFVFENFKEAWASMTRIAFEAEIQGHHPDWSNVYNELNISLSTHDADGVTEKDFKLAKTIEEILGGE; translated from the coding sequence ATGAAAAAATTATCCGAAGCCGAAATTCAGGCTAAACTTCAGAATCTGGAGGGTTGGGAGTATGCAGACCAGGCCATACATACCTCTTTTGTATTTGAAAATTTTAAAGAAGCCTGGGCGAGCATGACCCGTATCGCCTTCGAAGCCGAAATTCAAGGCCATCATCCGGATTGGAGTAATGTTTACAATGAATTGAATATTTCCTTGAGTACCCACGATGCGGATGGAGTCACGGAAAAAGACTTTAAACTGGCCAAAACTATAGAAGAAATCTTAGGTGGTGAGTAA
- a CDS encoding YebC/PmpR family DNA-binding transcriptional regulator — MGRAFEFRKARKMKRWAAMSKAFTRIGKDIVMAVKEGGPDPDTNARLRAVIQNAKSVNMPKDNIERAIKRASDKNQGDYKEVLFEGYAPHGIAVLIETATDNNTRTVANVRSYFNKCDGSLGVSGSVSFMFDHTCNFRINGADLDLEELELELIDHGVEEIFEDEDGVMIYAPFESFGAIQSELESRDIEILSSGFEWIPQVTKPLSKEEEEEVNVLLEKIEEDDDVQNVYHTMQESETAEDC, encoded by the coding sequence ATGGGAAGAGCATTTGAATTTAGAAAAGCGCGTAAAATGAAGCGCTGGGCGGCCATGAGTAAGGCCTTTACACGTATCGGTAAAGATATTGTTATGGCGGTCAAAGAAGGAGGTCCTGATCCGGATACCAATGCCCGTCTACGTGCCGTAATTCAGAATGCGAAGAGTGTCAATATGCCCAAAGACAATATCGAGCGTGCCATCAAACGCGCCAGTGATAAGAATCAGGGTGATTATAAAGAGGTTCTGTTTGAAGGCTACGCGCCACACGGGATTGCCGTACTTATTGAAACTGCCACAGACAACAATACACGTACCGTAGCCAACGTACGCTCCTACTTCAATAAGTGTGACGGAAGTCTGGGAGTATCCGGTTCGGTGTCGTTCATGTTTGACCATACCTGCAATTTCCGCATCAATGGAGCCGATCTTGATCTTGAGGAGCTGGAATTGGAATTGATCGATCACGGGGTGGAAGAAATCTTTGAAGATGAAGATGGGGTTATGATCTATGCACCTTTTGAAAGTTTTGGCGCCATTCAAAGCGAATTAGAGAGTCGGGATATAGAAATTCTATCCTCCGGATTCGAATGGATACCGCAAGTGACCAAACCCCTCTCCAAAGAAGAGGAAGAAGAAGTGAATGTCTTGTTGGAAAAAATCGAGGAAGACGATGACGTCCAGAATGTGTACCACACCATGCAGGAAAGCGAAACCGCGGAGGATTGCTGA
- a CDS encoding ketoacyl-ACP synthase III codes for MSLPIYSTIIGTGKYIPQQKISNKHFLQNEFYDTTGEKLKRDNQYIVDKFEEITTITERRYVKDNLKTSDIAYFAAKDAIEDSGIDQETLDYIIVAHNFGDITHGTNRSDLVPTLAARVKFKLAIENPDCVCYDLPFGCPGWLQGIIQADYFIKSGDAKNILVIGAEVLSRVCDPHDRDSMIYSDGAAATILAGKPSETPIGILAHKTRSDTAKHANMLFMGDSYNEQAEEPENLYLKMFGRRLYQYALETVPLAIKACLEKSGTDITEIKKVLIHQANGKMDDAILKRLYALYGITESPEGVMPMTISWLGNSSVATVPTLLDLILKGEMEGHEINPGDKIVFASVGAGMNINAAVYQM; via the coding sequence ATGAGTCTCCCTATCTACAGCACTATCATTGGTACTGGAAAGTACATTCCCCAACAAAAGATTTCCAATAAGCATTTTCTCCAGAACGAATTTTACGATACTACGGGCGAGAAATTGAAACGCGATAATCAGTATATCGTCGACAAATTTGAAGAGATCACGACGATCACCGAAAGACGTTACGTGAAGGACAATCTCAAAACTTCGGATATCGCCTATTTCGCGGCTAAAGACGCGATCGAAGACTCGGGTATCGATCAGGAGACGCTGGATTACATCATTGTAGCACACAATTTTGGTGATATTACTCACGGGACCAATCGCAGCGATTTAGTGCCGACCCTCGCGGCTCGGGTAAAATTCAAATTGGCGATAGAGAATCCCGACTGTGTTTGTTACGATCTGCCTTTTGGCTGTCCCGGTTGGCTGCAAGGGATCATACAGGCTGATTATTTTATCAAATCGGGTGATGCCAAGAATATATTAGTCATAGGGGCAGAAGTACTCTCGCGTGTCTGCGATCCACACGATCGCGACAGCATGATTTATTCGGACGGGGCTGCAGCCACCATCTTAGCGGGTAAGCCCAGTGAAACACCTATCGGTATACTCGCTCATAAGACCCGTTCCGATACAGCGAAGCACGCCAATATGCTCTTTATGGGTGACTCCTACAATGAGCAGGCGGAAGAACCTGAAAATCTGTATCTGAAAATGTTTGGTCGCCGACTCTATCAGTATGCCCTGGAAACCGTTCCTCTGGCGATCAAAGCCTGTTTAGAGAAAAGCGGTACGGACATTACTGAAATCAAAAAAGTACTTATCCATCAAGCCAATGGTAAAATGGATGATGCTATTTTAAAACGACTCTATGCCTTGTATGGAATCACGGAATCTCCTGAAGGGGTCATGCCTATGACTATTTCTTGGTTGGGGAATTCATCTGTGGCTACAGTCCCTACCCTACTCGATCTGATTCTCAAAGGAGAAATGGAGGGCCACGAGATCAATCCTGGCGACAAGATCGTCTTTGCCTCCGTAGGTGCCGGTATGAATATCAATGCCGCTGTTTATCAAATGTAA